One Candidatus Omnitrophota bacterium genomic window, TTTTACGGAAAGCAATTAAAAACATTATTGTTAAAAGAATTACCGAATTTATACATACGATCCATTGTACCTGAAAAATGCTCTCATGGAACAAAATTATTAAAATATTCTGAGATAAAACTGCAATAATAAGATATTTAATGAAACGCAGGTCCTTGACCGATAAAAAGTACGAGATCATTAAATACACCATGCTATAAGCTGTCATCGAAAGGCTGAATATTCTTCCCAGAGCAATAGTCTGGCTGTAGGTTTTTCCCGTAAGCATCCTTAGGGTAAACTCAGGCATGATGTTATAGAATATTAGCCCGCAAAGGCATAACAAAAATACATATCGCAGGCTCTTGTTAAGAGTTGATTTAGTATCGAGGTTCATCGCCTTAAGGCCGCTTGTTTTAGGGAACATTACCAGGCTTATTGCCGCAGGCATAAATAGGAATATCTTGCCTACCATCTGCGCCAAAGAATATAATCCGGAATCGGCAGGATTAAAATAATGCTTAACTAGCACCATGTCGGAACTTATTAAATTCATGTAACAAAATTGGCTTGCTGCCACCGGTAGCAAAAAGATCAATAGGCCCTTATAATCCATGCTTGCAAAATGTCTGCCTTGGGATAAACGGATATAACTGCGCAGCGGAATATAATAAATGATTATTATAAATAAGCTTGATATAAAAAATGCACCCAGCGCTCCATTTATGCCAAAACCTAATGAAATAAGCATAAATCCCAGAAAAAGCTTGATAAGACTGCCTGAGATTGAACCGGCAGTAAGCCAATTAAAAAACTCCATACCCTGCACCCCGCCGTATACCACAGGAGCAAACCAGGCCAGAGAAATAATGGCTGCCAGAATATATCCCGGGGCTAAAGAATCTATTTTAAGAATATTGATTATAAATGGGCAGGCTAAAATAAAAATTATTAGCGTTACAAATGCTAATAAGTATGTTTTTCTTATCAGACCTGAGAATAAATCAATGATCTTATCCTTGGCATTTTGCGCTTTAAATTCAGAAGAAAATTTAGCTATCGCAAGCTGGAGGGTGCCTATGGGTGAAGATATTATCAGGAAAATCGACAGTAACGAATTAAAAGCGGCAAATTCAGCGGCGCTTAGTTTATGTGCGATAAGCAGCTGATAAAGCAGATTAAAGAAATTGACTAAAGAAGTCCCGGCAAATACAATTAGTATATTTTTGCTGAAAGTATCTGCCCTTTTTATCCTATTTATCATTACAGGGTTTTATTATAAGATTATCCGCAAAAACCTTCTGCTTCCAATCTTTAATATTCCTTCGCCCGAAATAACAAAATTATCGCTTTCTACCTTTTTGCCGTTAAAAAATATTGCACCTTGCTTAATTAGCCTGCGCGCTTCGTTTCCGCTTGCAACCAGGCCGCATTCTACCAATACTGCTAAAACATTCTTGGTTTGTGATATTTTGTATTCAGGCATATCAGCGGGCGTTTCCTTATTGCTGAAAACTTTATTAAATTCAATACATGCGGACTTCGCAGCCTTTTCGCCATGGAATTGCGATACGATTAACTGCGCTAAGTTCTCTTTTGCCTCTTTAGGATGCATATTTTTAGCTTGAGCTATATCAAAGTCAGTAAGAAGCTCGTAGTACTTGGACATCATCTCATCTGATAGTGACATTATCTTACCAAACATCTCAGAAGGACCCTCATTGATACCGATAAAGTTGGCAAACGACTTACTCATCTTTTGCACTCCATCAAGGCCCTCCAGAATGGGCATTGTCATTACTACCTGTTGCGGCATGCCATAATCCTTTTGCATATCCCTGCCAACCAATAGATTAAAGATCTGGTCAGTGCCTCCAATTTCTATATCTGCAGCAAGTTTTACCGAATCATACCCCTGTAAAAGCGGATACATAAACTCCAGCAAAGATATATCCTCATTTCTGGATAATCTTTTCTTGAAATCAGCCCTTGCCAACATCTGGGATACTGTAGCATGGGTAGTCAGGTTCAGCATGTCGGCAACCGACATCTTTCTGAACCAGCTGCTGTTAAAGGTTATCTCAACCTTGTTCATATCCAGAATCTTACCGATCTGGTTTTTATATGTCTTTGCATTCTCGGCTACTTCTTTGCTGCCAAGCTGTTTTCTCTTTTCAGACCTGCCCGTCGGGTCTCCTATCATTGCAGTAAAATCGCCTATCAAGAAAACCACCTTATGCCCAAGTTCCTGGAATTTACGCAATTTCCTTAGAAGTACGCAATGGCCCAGATGCATATCAGGCGCAGTAGGGTCAAAAC contains:
- a CDS encoding tyrosine--tRNA ligase produces the protein MVKSVNEQLEIIKRGAVEIISEQELRLKLNNSLKDKKPLIIKAGFDPTAPDMHLGHCVLLRKLRKFQELGHKVVFLIGDFTAMIGDPTGRSEKRKQLGSKEVAENAKTYKNQIGKILDMNKVEITFNSSWFRKMSVADMLNLTTHATVSQMLARADFKKRLSRNEDISLLEFMYPLLQGYDSVKLAADIEIGGTDQIFNLLVGRDMQKDYGMPQQVVMTMPILEGLDGVQKMSKSFANFIGINEGPSEMFGKIMSLSDEMMSKYYELLTDFDIAQAKNMHPKEAKENLAQLIVSQFHGEKAAKSACIEFNKVFSNKETPADMPEYKISQTKNVLAVLVECGLVASGNEARRLIKQGAIFFNGKKVESDNFVISGEGILKIGSRRFLRIIL